The Acidobacteriota bacterium DNA window AGCGAATTTCAGCTTATGATCGTCGGGACGCGCGACATCTGGGTAGAGGTTGTCCTGGTCGGCATGATGGTTCTTGTGATTGCAGCCATTGTGCTGATGACTCGCTCGCAGCGGCGCATCCCGGTTCAATACCCGCGCAAGGTGATCGGCCGGAAGGTTTTCGGCGGCGCCACCACGCACCTGCCGCTGTCCGTCAACTCGGCCGGCGTTATTCCGATCATCTTCGCCCAGTCCATCATGTTCCTTCCGTCGACGGTGGCCCAGCTCTTTCCTCAGGCTGAGTGGATTCAGAACCTCGTCGGGGTCTGGCTGGCGCCGGGAGGACTCTGGTATTCGTTCATATACGGCCTGATCATCATCTTCTTTGCCTATTTCTATACGGCTATTGTTTTTAACCCGGTGGACATTGCGGACAACATGCGCAAGAACGGCGGTTACATTCCCGGTATCCGCCCGGGCCGGAACACGGCCGAGTATATAGAAAAAGTCCTCACGCGGATCACCCTGCCGGGAGCCATCTTCTTTGCCTGTATAGCGGTTCTCCCCTGGGTATTGATCAGCCAGGCGCAGGTCAGCTTCTTCTTCGGCGGTACCGGGCTGCTGATTGTCGTGGGTGTGGCCCTGGATACGCTCCAGCAGATTGAGTCGCACTTGCTGATGCGCCACTACGACGGGTTCATGAAGAAAGGCAAGATTCGCGGGAGGTCGATGTAGGCATGAATCTCGTCTTCCTCGGTCCGCCCGGTTCCGGCAAGGGTACGCAGGCAGCGCGGCTCGCCCGTGAGTTGGGAATCGTTCACCTTTCCAGCGGTGACATGCTGCGGGAGGCCGTACGGCGGGAAACTGAACTGGGTCGGAAGGCTGGCGAATACATATCGAAGGGTGAGTTGGTTCCGGATGACCTTATGATCGAGGTGATCGAGGAAAACGTCAGTTCGGGAAAACTCGGCGGCGGGTTCATTCTGGATGGTTTTCCGAGAACGGTGCCGCAGGCCGAGGCGCTTGGGGCGATGTTTGACCGGCACGGCATCTCGCTGGACAAGGCCGTCCTGCTGAGGGTGAGCACCGAGACGATTTTTGCCCGTCTCAAAGGCAGGGCAGCACAGGAAAACCGTTCCGACGACACCGAGGAGGTAATTCGGCGCCGCCTGGACGTTTATGAGAAACAAACCAGGCCGATTGAAGAATTCTACCGTCGGGAGTCGATCTTGACGGAGATCAAGGGTGAAGGTACGCCGGAGAACGTCTTTGACGCCATCGTCGAAGCCACGGCCTGACAGAGAGTGACAGAGTGATCGTGCTTAAGACCAGCCAGGAGATTGAAATCATGCGTCGCGCCGGACGGATTGTGGCTCAAGTCCTCGATTTGGTGGATGAGAGCCTTGCCCCCGGTATGACGACCAGCGAGCTGGATCGGCGCATCGAGGATTTCATCAGGGCGCGCGGGGCGGTCCCGGCCTTCAAGAACTACCAGGGCTTCCCGGCTTCAGCCTGCATCTCCATCAATGAGGAAGTGGTTCACGGCATTCCCGGCAGCCGCGTGATCGAGCAGGGAGATATCGTCTCGGTCGACGTGGGCGCGGTTGTGGACGATTACTACGGGGATTCGGCCCGGACATTTGCCGTCGGCGAGGTATCGCCTGATAAAGGCCGGCTGATGGCGTCGACTCTTGAGTCCCTGATGGCCGGTATTGACAAGGCGAGAATAGGCAATAGATTGGGGGATATTTCGGTAACCGTCCAGCGCGTGGCCGAGAGCCAGGGGTTCGGCGTGGTCCGGCAGCTGGTCGGGCACGGTATCGGCCGGCGCATGCACGAGGAACCCCAGGTACCCAATTTTGGTTCTTCTGAGGACGGACCGGTTCTGGAGGCCGGAATGGTGCTGGCTATTGAGCCGATGATCAACATGGGTACATACGACGTGAAAACCATGCCGGACGGATGGACCGTGGTTACGGCCGACGGTCAGCCGTCCGCGCATTTCGAGCACACGGTAGCGATAACAAACGACGGTCCCGATATACTGACCTTATCTTAGAGGAGCGCATGGCCAAAGAGGAAACCATCACCGTTGAGGGGAAAATCGTCGAAACTCTGCCTAATGCGATGTTTCGCGTGGAGTTGGACAACGGCCATGTGGTCCTGGCGCACATATCGGGGAAGATGAGAATGCATTTTATCAAGATTTTGCCCGGCGACAAGGTGACGCTCGAGCTGTCGCCGTATGATTTGTCACGGGGCCGCATAACCTATCGGTATAAGTGATGAATGCCGGCCCGGTGGAGGTGCCGTTATGAAAGTTCGGTCTGCTATCAAGAAACGTTGCGAGCACTGCAAGATAATAAAACGGCGTGGCGTCCTGAGAGTGATCTGCTCGAAGAACCCCAGTCACAAGCAGCGCCAGGGTTAGAAAACGCGCCGCGTGAGGATGAAGGAGAACTGATTTGGCTCGTATAGCCGGTGTAGATCTGCCTAAAGACAAACGCATTGAAGTCGGTCTGCGATACATCTTCGGGATAGGTCCCCACGTCGCCAGAGACATTCTGAAGAAGACGGGTGTCAGCCCGGATACGCGTGTCCACAAGCTGTCCGATGATGACATTACCAAGCTGCGTACTGTCATCGAAAACGACTACAGCGTGGAAGGTGCCCTTCGTACCCAGATCTCTATGAACATCAAGCGGTTGATAGATATCGGCTCTTACCGGGGTTTGCGGCACCGTCGAGGCCTGCCCGTTCGCGGGCAGCGAACCAAGACCAACGCGCGGACCAGGAAGGGTGCCAAGCGGACCATCGGCGGCCTGAAGAAGAAGCCGGCCGGCAAGACCTAGTGGAGTAACTTCGTAGAGGTTAAGTGTGGCAGAACCAAAGAAAAAAAAGGGCAAAAGAAGGATTGGACGTGTCGATTCGGACGGCATTATCCATATCAAAGCGACCTTTAACAATACCATTGTGACGATCGCGGACCTGAACGGGCGGACGATTTGCTGGGGTTCGGCCGGCAGGGTGGGCTTTAAGGGGTCCAAGAAATCAACGCCGTTTGCCGCCCAGATGGCTGCCACCGCAGCCGTCAGGGAGGCCATGGACCTCGGGCTGCGCAAGGCTGAGGTGCTCGTCAAGGGGCCTGGGCCGGGACGTGAGGCGGCCATTCGATCCCTGTCCGCCGCCGGGCTGGAAATCACGCTCATAAAGGACGTCACGCCGATCCCTCACAACGGGTGTCGTCCGCCCAAGCGCCGTCGGGTGTGACCGCTCCGCACATGAGAGCAAGCTGTTAAGAGGAGAGTAGATGGCTCGATATCGTGATGCTAACTGCAAACTGTGCCGCCGCGAGGGAGAGAAGCTCTTTCTGAAGGGGGCGCGCTGCAATACGGACAAGTGCGCGCTTGAACGCCGCCAGTATGCGCCGGGGCAGCACGGCCAGAATTTCCGCCGAAAAATCTCGGCGTACGGCCTGCAGTTGCGCGAAAAACAAAAAGTCCGCCGGACCTACGGTATACTGGAGAAGCAGTTTCGGAACTATTTCAGCAAGGCTGACGCCAAGAGCGGCATTACCGGAGAAAGCCTCCTGCAGTTTCTTGAATGTCGCCTTGACAACATGGTGTATCGGCTGGGCTTCGCCGGTTCGCGCAAACAAGCGCGGCAGGTTGTCCGGCACCGCCATATCCTGGTCGACAATCGCGTCGTGGATATTCCCTCCTACCAGGTGCGGCCCAGGCAGGTCATTCGCGTGAAGGATAAGTCAAAGAATCTCGACCTGATCCATACGGCGTTGAAGATGGGCCGGGGAGATGATATTCCCTGGCTGAGGCTGAACAAGGCGGCGCTGGAAGGGGAGCTTCTGGAAGTGCCCAAACGTTCCGACATACAGTTGCCGGCAAACGAGCAGCTGATCGTGGAGCTGTACTCGAAGTAGCATGTATTCCCTCTGGGAGGTCTTTCGTTTATGAAATGGAAATCAATGACCATGCCTAAGGAGGTCGTCGCCGATCTGTCCTCGGCTACCGAGAACTACTCGCGGTTTATCATTGAGCCGCTCGAGAGAGGCTACGGCGTGACATTGGGAAACGCCCTGCGCCGGGTGCTGTTGTCGTCCATCCAGGGAGCGGCTGCGGTCTCGATGCGCATTACCGGCTGTCTGCACGAGTTTTCGACTCTCGAGGGCGTCTACGAGGACGTTACCAATATCGTCCTCAATGTCAAGCAGATTGTGGCCAAGATGCATGCCGATGACATGCGCACGCTGCGCGTGCGGACGAACAAGAAAGGGAAAATCACGGCCGGAATGCTCGAGGGAGGCACCGAGGTCGAAATACTCAATCCCGAGTTGCACCTGTGCGAGCTGACTGATGACGTTGAGTTTGAAATGGAAGTGGATATCGACTCCGGGCGCGGCTACCACATAAGCGAACAGAACAAGCGGCCCGATGCGCCGGTCGGGACGATCTTTGTCGACTCGCTGTTCTCTCCCGTAGTCAAGGCCTCCTACTACGTCGAAAACACGCGCGTGGGCCAGCGAACCGATCTGGACCGGCTCACCCTGGAGATGACCACCGACGGCGCCATCACGCCGGAGGACGCGCTCAGCTATGCGGCCAAACTGATGAAGGACCACCTGCAGCTGTTCATCCACATGGATGAGGAAGTCATGGTCGAAGAGGAGCCGGAAGAGGATGAAGAAATCGTCCGGATGCGACAGTTGCTGAAGACCCGCGTGGACGAGCTGGAGCTTTCGGTTCGCTCCTCCAATTGCCTGCGGGCCGCCAATATCCAGACGCTGGCTGATCTGGTCACGAAAACCGAACAGGAAATGCTCAAGTACCGCAACTTCGGACGAAAATCCCTCAATGAGATCGGCACCCTGCTGGAAGAGATGGACCTCTCGTTCGGAATGGATATCGCCAGGTACACGGAACCTGAAAAGAAGACGTGAGCGTAGAATATGGGACACCGCGATAAGGTCAAAAAGCTGGGTCGCACCAGCTCACACCGGAACGCCATGCTGGCCAATATGGCTATGTCGCTGTTTCAGCACCGGGTCATTCGTACTACCGACGTCAAGGCAAAGGCGTTGCGACCGCTCGTGGACCGGTTGATCTCCACGGCCAAGAAGGGTACCCTGGCGTCCAAGCGACAGGTGGCCAGAACGGTCCGGGTCAAACCGGTCTTCAAGAAGCTATTCAGCGAAATCGTGCCGCAACTGGCCGATCGTGACTCCGGGTTTACGCGCGTCGTCAAGCTGGGCGTGCGGCGGGGGGACGGCGCCCCGATGTCGGTGGTCGAACTGCTGACCGAGCGCAAGGCGGAGGGGGACGAGGCCAAGGGGAAAAAGGGCAAGAAGGCCGCCCCGGCCGGAAAAGCGAAAGCTAAGACCAGGAAACCGGCAAAGGCCAAGTGATCCGAGACTGCAGGATCCGGCACACGACGGCCCGCCGCGCGGCGGGCCTTTTTTGTTGCCCGGATGCCCTTGATCAAATTGCTTGATATGACGTTGACCGCGTGTTATGTTACCGTCTGGATTGGCCCGTAATCGAATCACGGGGAGTGGCTCCCGTCAAGCTTATTGTGTCTTGGCAAAAATTCCACCTGCTAATACGTGACACGAGAGAGGTACAATGGAACAGACCCAGAAGAAGGGATTGTCGAAAGGGTGCCTGGTGGCGCTGATCATTGTCGCCGTGCTGGTCGTGATTATCGTCGTCGCTGGGTTGACCTGCTGGTATTACAAGGATGATCTGGCGAAAATGGGCGCCACCACGGGTGTCAGCGGTGTCAAGGATCTGATGGCGCAGACGCCCCCGGAGGGGATTGATACGGCGCAGTTCAACGCGCTGGCTGATGCCTTTCTGGTGAAGCTTAACGAAGAGCCGCTCGACTATGAGAAGTACGCCGGATTCATGCAAGCCCTGCAGGGCGTGATTGACGATAAGGCAATTAGCACCGATGAGGCTGAACGTTTGGCGGATGCCATGATCGTGTACTATCCGGATCTGACCGAACAGTATCAACCTCAGGAGGCGATAGATACGACCGGTGTGATAGACTCCACCGTGTCGCAATAGGGCGACGGTGTCGGCGTGAAGCCGGTCGACGCGTCGTCGGGCTGGAGACCGGATGGACGAGCTTAAGACGATTCTGCCGGTGCTGGCCGCTTACCTGCTGGGTGCCGTCCCGTTCGGGTTGATCGTTGCCCGGGTGTTCGGCGTATCGGACCTCCGATCTCGCGGGTCGGGCAATATCGGGGCCACCAACGTCTGGCGGGTCCTCGGCCCCGGAGCGGCGGTGTGGGTCTATGTTCTTGATATTGGCAAGGGAATAGCAGTGGTGCTGACCGCACGTCAGATCGACCAGGTGCTCCTGTCCCGTGATCTTTTTCTGATCTGCTGTGCCGTGGCCGCCATCATCGGGCACGTGTTCCCGGTGTACCTCGGGTTCAAGGGCGGCAAGGGAGTCAATACGGCACTTGGGGCCATGATCACCCTGCTGCCCGTGGAGGTCGTGATCTGCCTCGGACTGTTTGTGCTCGTGGTGCTGACTTCGCGCTACGTTTCCCTGGGATCATTGGCTGCCGGCGTGGCCCTGCCCGTTGTTCTGGCCGTCGAGAAAACGCTCGCGGGCCGAGGAATGGCCGACGTCTATCAATATGCCGCCGTGCTGGTGGCTATCCTGGTTGTCGTGACGCATCGTGGAAACATAAGGCGCCTTCTGTCCGGCACGGAAAACCGTTTTTCGTTTTCCTCCCGGGAAGGCGGGGCAGGTTCCCGTGGCCGGTAGAGTAGCCGTACTGGGCGCCGGTTGCTGGGGTATGGCCCTGGCGAATTTACTTGACTCCGGTGGCAATCAGGTCTGCCTGTGGGAATTCGATCCCGCAGAGTACGAGAAGCTGCTCAGACATCACGGCAACCCGGACCGGCTCAGAGACTTTCGGCTGCCTGAGACCGTGGACCTGACGAATGATGCCGCTTACGCGCTCGAGGCAGCCGAGTTTGTCATTCTGGCTACGCCCTCGCAGCACCTGCGCTCCGTGATCTCTCCTCTGGGCGACCGCCTGCGCAGGGCACGGGGAATCGTCAATGTCGCCAAAGGGATTGAAGCAGGCACCCTGACGAGAATGTCGCAGGTCGTTACTGATGAGTGCGACGTTGCCCCGGACAGGGTCGGGACGCTCTCGGGTCCGTCGCACGCCGAGGAAGTGATTCTCGACATGCCCACGACCGTCGTGGCGGCCTCGTCCTCTGAACCGCTTGCCTGTGAGACGCAGCGGCTTTTCTCGGTGGACAACTTTCGCGTGTATATCAGCCAGGACCTCGTCGGAGTCGAGTTGGGCGGATCCCTGAAGAATATCATTGCCATCGCGGCAGGCATTGCCGACGGTCTGGGGCTGGGCGACAACACCAAGGGCGCGCTGATAACCCGTGGGCTGGCCGAGATAACCCGGCTCGGCGTGGCTATGGGCGCTCAGGTGGAGACGTTTGCCGGGCTGTCCGGGATCGGTGATCTGGTGACCACCTGCATGTCCGGCCACAGCCGCAACCGTCTGGTCGGTGAACGGATCGGCCGCGGGCAGAGCCTTGAGCACATTCTGTCGGAACTGAAGATGGTAGCCGAGGGTGTTGAAACGACGCGTTCCGGACTCGAGCTGGCCCGCGGTCTGGATGTCGAGATGCCCATCACCAACGAGGTGTACCGGGTACTGTTCGAAGGGAAATCGGCTTCGGAGGCGGTTTCGGATCTTATGGGAAGAGAGCTGAAAGCGGAGATATGGCGATAAATCCATCGTGTCGTGAGAGGACAAACCGTGGCCAAGAGTAACACTATCGAGAGGAGATACTACTCCATAGGTGAAGTCTCGCGCATGACCGGTCTTCAGGCCTATGTGTTGCGGTACTGGGAGAAAGAGTTTGCGGTGCTCCGGCCGAAGAAGAACCGAGGTGGCAGCAGGCAGTATACGTCCAGGGACATCGAACTGGTCAACCGTATCAAGCACCTTCGTACCAACGAGAAGCTCACCATTGCCGGCGCTCGGAACAAACTGATGATGAGGAAGTCCGGTGAGAAAAGCGAGCAGGTGGCAAAGCGGGCCCGGGCCAAGACGTTGCTCGGTCAGATCAGGAAGGACGTGGAGGATCTGCTGAAATTTTTCCCTTGAGTTTCACGGCTTTTGGGCTAGATTGAAACTGGTTGGACCCTTTCTCAGGGTCATTCTCGGATGAGTCGGAGCGTAGCGCAGCCTGGTTAGCGCACTCGCTTGGGGTGCGAGAGGTCGGCCGTTCAAATCGGCTCGCTCCGACCATTTCTCCCCTTGGTCGCGCACCTGCGGGTCACTTTTTTTGCTGCATTTCTGGCCGGGGGCGCTGTTATGTTAGAGCGATGGGAGGCGCATCGTGACCGAGCATTACGTGATCGGTCTGGTTTTCATTGTCGTGTTCGGCATCGGGGCGCAGTGGCTGGCCTGGCGGCTGCATCTGCCGTCCATTCTACTGCTGCTCCTAGTCGGCCTTCTGGGAGGCCCGATCACCGGATTCCTCAAGCCTGACGAACTCTTCGGTGAGGTGCTCGTTCCCTTCGTGTCGGTCGCGGTGGCGGTTATTCTCTTTGAAGGTGGCCTGAGCCTGCGGCTCAGGGAACTGCGGCAGGTCGGGGGGCTGGTGCGGAATCTCATCACTATCGGCGTTCTGGTCACGTGGGGGCTTGGCGCTCTGGCCGCCCATCTTGTATTCGGCATGGGCGCGGCACCGGCCCTTCTGCTTGGCGCCATTCTGGTGGTCACCGGTCCCACGGTGATTATCCCGCTTCTCAGGCAGGTGCGCCCCGCTGGTCGCGTCGGCTCCGCGATCAAGTGGGAGGGAATAGTAAACGATCCGGTCGGTGCCATTCTCGCCGTTCTGACGTTCGAAGTCATTCTCCTTGGCGGCGCCCAGTCGGGCGCGTCGGTGGTCCTGGTCGGAGTGACCAAGGCCATTCTCGTGGGAGGCGGCATGGGTCTGGTGGGCGCAGCCGTGATGGTGCTCCTTCTCAAGAAGTATCTTATCCCGGATTTCCTTCACAGCCCGGTAGCTCTCATGATGGTTATCCTGGGTTATGCCGCTGCCAACGCCCTGCAGACCGAATCGGGCCTGCTCGCCGTAACCGTGATGGGCATTGCGCTGGCCAGCCAGAGGTATGTGTCCATCAAGCAGATACTGGAGTTCAAGGAAAACCTGAGGGTGATTCTGATTTCGGTACTGTTTATCATCCTGGCCGCCCGGCTGCCCGCCGGTGACGGCATCCTGACCGGGGCCGCCGGGTGGGTGTTTGTCCTCGTGCTGATTCTAATCGTTCGCCCCGCCGCCGTTCTTGCGGCCACGTTCAGGACGGCCCTGAAAAGATCTGAACGGTTTTTTCTGGCCTGGATGGCGCCCCGCGGGATTGTTGCGGCGGCGGTTTCCTCGGTCTTTGCCCTGCGTCTGGCAGAGCGTGACATTGCCGGATACGAGGCGCTGGTCCCGGTGACGTTTCAGGTCATCATCGGCACCGTTGCCGTATACGGCGTCAGCGCCTCCTTTGTGGCTCGTCGGCTCAAAGTGGCCAGGCCGAATCCCCAGGGAATCCTCATTGTCGGTGCCCACCTCTGGGCGCGCGCCATTGCCGAAACGCTGCAACGCGAGGGTCTTCAGGTCGTGCTGGTCGACTCCAACTGGAGCAACGTATCGGCCGCACGCAGCACCGGGCTGGCGGCAACGTATGGCAATATCCTGTCAGAAGACCTGGCCTACGACTTGCCCCTGGACGGGATCGGCCGTCTGATCGCCGTCACGCCCAATGATGAAGTCAACTCGCTGGCCGCTTTGCACTTCCTGGATGTATTCGGAAGCTCCGAGGTGTACCAACTGCCGCCGGCCGTCGCGGCCGGAAAATCAAAACAGCAACGGGTCTCACCCGACCTGCGCGGACGCTACTTGTTCAGCCGGGACGCCACTTTCCAGAACCTCAACTCGCGGTTTCGATCCGGCACGGTGGTCAAGAGGAATACGATCACCGAGGAGTTCAACATCGATCAGCTTCGTTCGCGATACGGCCAGACGGCTTTGCCGCTGTTCGTGATCACCGAGTCAGGCGGTCTGAGGGTAAGCACAGCCGACAGCCCGCTGTCAGCCCGGCCCGGACAGGTCCTGATCAGCCTGGTGGAAGAACGGGAATAGGGCGGCGGGAGAAGGAGTACTCAAGATTGCTCAAGTCAGCGTCCGCCGAGTGTTCGACCCTGGTCCTGGTCCCGGCCTTCAACGCGGCCGCGCACCTTCCCGAACTGCTTGAGCGCCTTCGGCGATACCTCTGCAACGAGCATCTTCTGGTGATCAACGACGGTTCCACGGATGCCTCGCTTGACATCCTGCGCCGGTATGAGGTCAACTATATCTCCTTCCCGCAGAACCGCGGCAAGGGAGCGGCGCTTGCGGCCGGATTCAGCTATGCCCTGCAGAAAGGATATCGTTCCGTTCTGACGATCGATGCCGACCTGCAGCACCTGCCGGAGGAAATCCCTCGCTTTTTCGCGCGGGACGACGGCAGGACTATTGTCGTGGGCACCCGGATCATATCCCCGGCCTCCATGCCTTTCGAGCGCTGGTTGACCAACTACCTGACGTCCCTGATTATCTCCATCTTTTCCACGCAGCGGGTCCGGGACAGCCAATCCGGATTCCGGCTTATCCCGGCCACGGTACTGCGCGCTTTCAGGCTCTCCACCGCCGACTATGATCTGGAATCTGAACTGCTCTTCAAGGCCGGCGGCCTGGGCCTGGTCATGGATGAGGTCGCGATATCAACCGTGTACAGCGGCACGCGTTCCTACATTGATCCCGTCACCGATACGCTGCGGTTCATTCGACAGATCTGGCGCCGCATCTGGATGTGAGCGGGTTGCGCTTGCTTTTCACTCCGCCGGCCGGTAAACTACCGCTTATGAAACTGGCTGAATTCTTCTCCAATTACTTTACCGTCCGCAAGGAACTGGTTGAGGCGGTGAAAGGATTGAGCCGGGAACAGCTTGACTGGTGCGCGCCCGGCCATCCGAACTCCATCGGGCACCTGCTTGCCCACGTTGCCGAGACCGAGTTCTGGTGGATTTCCATTGTGGCTGAAAAGAACGTGGCGCCGTCCCAGACCGATTTTCAACGGTTCGAAAACGACCTGACGGCGGATCGGATCTTCGCGTGGCTTGAGGAGCACTTTGCCGAAACCGGTTCGTTTCTCCGGAGAGAAGAGCTGGACGACTGGGACGGGGTTTTCTACTCGTTCGAGATCGACGGCAAGGAAGAGAAGGTGTCAAAACGCTGGCTGGTCTGGCACGTCGTGGAGCATCAGGCCAGGCATCGGGGGCAGATCTTTATGCTCATGCGCATGCAGGGGTTGGACGTTCCCAATGTATGACGGGAAGCTCATCCTGATCACGAACGATGACGGGTATTTCTCTGAGGGCATCAATGCCATGTTCCGGCAGCTTTCCCGGAAACACGACGTATGCATGGTTGCGCCGGACCGGGAGCAGTCGGCCAGTTCCCACTCGCTCACGCTGAACCGCCCGCTGCGCGTCCACAAAATCGACAAGCATCGATTTACGACGGATGGAACGCCCACGGACTGCGTGATGCTGGGCATTCACCTCATTTCCAAAAAGCGCCGGCCCGACATGATTATATCGGGAATCAACCACGGTGGCAATATGGGCGATGACATCACCTATTCCGGGACGGTGGCTGCCGCCATCGAGGGAGCCATCCTGCGGATTCCGTCGATGGCCGTATCCATGGCCGATTATAAGCCGGGCACGCCCATGCTGCGCGCGGCCCGGTTCGTGTCCAGGCTGCTCGACAGGTACGACGATCTTGCGCTCGCACCGTCGACCTTTCTCAATATCAACCTCCCGCTCGATCACGGCCGCCCCTATCGTGATTTCGAGTTCACCAGCCAGGGATTTCGCATGTACAAGGATATCGTGGTCCGCAAGACCGACCCCCGCGGTACGCCGTATTTCTGGATCGGCGGGCGACCCCGATGGAAAACCACCCGGGGCACGGATTTCGCCGCCGTGACAAAAGGGAAGGTATCTATCACGCCCATGACGCTGGCTTTTACGGACACGGAGTCTCTGGCGCGGCTCGGACAGACGAAACTCCGGATGTGAAGGCGGGATTGAGCGGCGATTCCCGAGGAGAATTCCCCCGGCGCCGTGCCGATAAACCTATTGACAACCTGTTGGAATCGCATATTTTACTGCGTGTAAGATCGGGGCGTGGCGCAGGTTGGTAGCGCGCTTGGTTCGGGACTAAGAGGTCGCTGGTTCAAATCCAGTCGCCCCGATTTTCATGTACTAATGTATCTTCGTAAACTGATTCCCAAGCTGATGCTTGACTTCAACCAACGGTAGCCAGGGGTTGTGTATGCCTGCAGAAAGAAAGCCCGTCATTGCCGTCATCGGAGCCAGCAAGTGTTCCAAGAAGCTCCGTGATATGGCAGCACTGGTCGGCCGCTACGTCGCCGAAAACGGGGGGGTGATCGTCTGTGGCGGAATGGGAGGTATTATGGAGGGAGCCGCCCGAGGGGCCAAAGAGGCCGGCGGCGTCACCATCGGTATCCTCCCGACAGACAACAAGGCCGACGCCAATGAGTTCATCGAGTACATCATTCCCACCGGGTTCGGTGATGCGAGAAACATCATGGTCGTCCGATCGGCCGATGCTGTGGTTGCCTTTCCCGGCAAGTACGGCACGCTTTCCGAAATGGCCTTTGCGCTGCTGGCGGGCAAACCCGTGATATCCGTGTCTGCCTGGAAACTCGGCGACGAGATCACGCACGTGGAAGACCCTATCGATGCCGCCGAGCTGGCGATGAAGTTG harbors:
- the secY gene encoding preprotein translocase subunit SecY; the encoded protein is MIGTFRSIFKVEELRKRILITLGLLIVYRIGGHIPTPGVDGSVISQFISSSQSIFGLLDLFAGGAFAKATIFALGIMPYISASIMFQLLGAVVPYLQRLQREGEEGRRKITQYTRYLTVLIAALQAWGTAGFLQSINWNGIPAVTPEVQTWFVPMTVLTFTCGTIFIMWLGEQITERGIGNGISLIIFIGIIARLPEAIISEFQLMIVGTRDIWVEVVLVGMMVLVIAAIVLMTRSQRRIPVQYPRKVIGRKVFGGATTHLPLSVNSAGVIPIIFAQSIMFLPSTVAQLFPQAEWIQNLVGVWLAPGGLWYSFIYGLIIIFFAYFYTAIVFNPVDIADNMRKNGGYIPGIRPGRNTAEYIEKVLTRITLPGAIFFACIAVLPWVLISQAQVSFFFGGTGLLIVVGVALDTLQQIESHLLMRHYDGFMKKGKIRGRSM
- a CDS encoding adenylate kinase; this translates as MNLVFLGPPGSGKGTQAARLARELGIVHLSSGDMLREAVRRETELGRKAGEYISKGELVPDDLMIEVIEENVSSGKLGGGFILDGFPRTVPQAEALGAMFDRHGISLDKAVLLRVSTETIFARLKGRAAQENRSDDTEEVIRRRLDVYEKQTRPIEEFYRRESILTEIKGEGTPENVFDAIVEATA
- the map gene encoding type I methionyl aminopeptidase, whose product is MIVLKTSQEIEIMRRAGRIVAQVLDLVDESLAPGMTTSELDRRIEDFIRARGAVPAFKNYQGFPASACISINEEVVHGIPGSRVIEQGDIVSVDVGAVVDDYYGDSARTFAVGEVSPDKGRLMASTLESLMAGIDKARIGNRLGDISVTVQRVAESQGFGVVRQLVGHGIGRRMHEEPQVPNFGSSEDGPVLEAGMVLAIEPMINMGTYDVKTMPDGWTVVTADGQPSAHFEHTVAITNDGPDILTLS
- the infA gene encoding translation initiation factor IF-1 translates to MAKEETITVEGKIVETLPNAMFRVELDNGHVVLAHISGKMRMHFIKILPGDKVTLELSPYDLSRGRITYRYK
- the rpmJ gene encoding 50S ribosomal protein L36 is translated as MKVRSAIKKRCEHCKIIKRRGVLRVICSKNPSHKQRQG
- the rpsM gene encoding 30S ribosomal protein S13; translation: MARIAGVDLPKDKRIEVGLRYIFGIGPHVARDILKKTGVSPDTRVHKLSDDDITKLRTVIENDYSVEGALRTQISMNIKRLIDIGSYRGLRHRRGLPVRGQRTKTNARTRKGAKRTIGGLKKKPAGKT
- the rpsK gene encoding 30S ribosomal protein S11; this encodes MAEPKKKKGKRRIGRVDSDGIIHIKATFNNTIVTIADLNGRTICWGSAGRVGFKGSKKSTPFAAQMAATAAVREAMDLGLRKAEVLVKGPGPGREAAIRSLSAAGLEITLIKDVTPIPHNGCRPPKRRRV
- the rpsD gene encoding 30S ribosomal protein S4 codes for the protein MARYRDANCKLCRREGEKLFLKGARCNTDKCALERRQYAPGQHGQNFRRKISAYGLQLREKQKVRRTYGILEKQFRNYFSKADAKSGITGESLLQFLECRLDNMVYRLGFAGSRKQARQVVRHRHILVDNRVVDIPSYQVRPRQVIRVKDKSKNLDLIHTALKMGRGDDIPWLRLNKAALEGELLEVPKRSDIQLPANEQLIVELYSK
- a CDS encoding DNA-directed RNA polymerase subunit alpha, whose translation is MKWKSMTMPKEVVADLSSATENYSRFIIEPLERGYGVTLGNALRRVLLSSIQGAAAVSMRITGCLHEFSTLEGVYEDVTNIVLNVKQIVAKMHADDMRTLRVRTNKKGKITAGMLEGGTEVEILNPELHLCELTDDVEFEMEVDIDSGRGYHISEQNKRPDAPVGTIFVDSLFSPVVKASYYVENTRVGQRTDLDRLTLEMTTDGAITPEDALSYAAKLMKDHLQLFIHMDEEVMVEEEPEEDEEIVRMRQLLKTRVDELELSVRSSNCLRAANIQTLADLVTKTEQEMLKYRNFGRKSLNEIGTLLEEMDLSFGMDIARYTEPEKKT
- the rplQ gene encoding 50S ribosomal protein L17; translated protein: MGHRDKVKKLGRTSSHRNAMLANMAMSLFQHRVIRTTDVKAKALRPLVDRLISTAKKGTLASKRQVARTVRVKPVFKKLFSEIVPQLADRDSGFTRVVKLGVRRGDGAPMSVVELLTERKAEGDEAKGKKGKKAAPAGKAKAKTRKPAKAK
- the plsY gene encoding glycerol-3-phosphate 1-O-acyltransferase PlsY, giving the protein MDELKTILPVLAAYLLGAVPFGLIVARVFGVSDLRSRGSGNIGATNVWRVLGPGAAVWVYVLDIGKGIAVVLTARQIDQVLLSRDLFLICCAVAAIIGHVFPVYLGFKGGKGVNTALGAMITLLPVEVVICLGLFVLVVLTSRYVSLGSLAAGVALPVVLAVEKTLAGRGMADVYQYAAVLVAILVVVTHRGNIRRLLSGTENRFSFSSREGGAGSRGR